One stretch of Chryseobacterium fluminis DNA includes these proteins:
- a CDS encoding fumarylacetoacetate hydrolase family protein: MKLIRFGKPGQEKPGVIIGEKRYDVSHLVKDYDENFFSGDAIENLKSEINTQNLSEVSPEERLGAPLSRPSKIICVGLNYKDHAAETNAPIPQEPILFFKATTAIVGPDDDLMIPKNSTKTDWEVELAIVIGKKASYVSEENALEHVAGYVLHNDYSEREFQLERNGQWVKGKSCDTFAPIGPFIATSDEIEDVHRLRLWLKVNGQILQDGNTSNLIFNVPYMISYISQFMTLLPGDIISTGTPAGVGLGQKPEPWYLKPGDVVELGIDGLGSSTQKVKAYGE; this comes from the coding sequence ATGAAACTAATAAGATTCGGAAAACCTGGACAGGAAAAGCCCGGGGTCATTATCGGCGAAAAAAGATACGATGTCTCTCATCTGGTGAAAGATTATGATGAAAACTTTTTTTCCGGTGATGCTATAGAAAATTTAAAATCTGAAATCAATACACAAAATTTATCCGAAGTTTCTCCAGAGGAAAGACTGGGTGCTCCCTTGTCCAGACCATCCAAAATTATCTGTGTCGGGCTGAATTATAAAGATCATGCCGCAGAGACGAATGCTCCGATTCCCCAGGAACCTATCTTGTTTTTTAAGGCTACGACCGCCATCGTGGGTCCGGATGATGATCTGATGATTCCTAAAAACAGTACAAAAACCGACTGGGAAGTAGAATTAGCCATTGTCATCGGAAAAAAAGCAAGCTATGTTTCTGAGGAAAATGCGCTTGAACATGTAGCAGGATATGTTTTGCACAACGATTACAGCGAAAGAGAATTCCAGTTGGAAAGAAACGGACAGTGGGTAAAGGGAAAAAGCTGTGATACATTTGCGCCGATCGGTCCATTCATAGCTACATCCGATGAAATCGAGGATGTGCACCGTCTTCGTCTGTGGCTGAAAGTTAACGGACAGATTCTTCAGGACGGAAATACATCCAACCTTATTTTTAATGTACCTTATATGATAAGCTACATCAGTCAGTTTATGACGCTGCTTCCGGGAGATATCATCTCTACAGGTACCCCGGCAGGGGTCGGTTTGGGACAAAAGCCTGAGCCCTGGTATCTGAAACCGGGTGATGTAGTGGAATTGGGTATAGATGGTTTAGGAAGCAGCACGCAGAAAGTAAAAGCATACGGAGAATGA
- a CDS encoding SDR family NAD(P)-dependent oxidoreductase: MFSLKNKKAVVTGGGSGIGQAIAVQLAASGAEVSILEITAQNGEETLGKIESSEGNAKIYVCDVSKQKDVLAVFEQIGPIHILINNAGIAHIGKADTTSEEDFDRIYNVNIKGVYNCLFAGIPQIRKSGGGVIINMASIAALVGIPDRFAYSTAKGAVKAMTMSVAKDYIHENIRCNSISPARVHTPFVDGFLQKNYPGNIDEMFEKLSKTQPIGRMAQPQEVASLALYLCSDEASFITGVDYPIDGGFTTLNN; encoded by the coding sequence ATGTTTTCATTAAAAAATAAAAAAGCTGTGGTAACAGGTGGCGGAAGCGGAATCGGGCAGGCCATTGCGGTCCAGCTTGCAGCCAGCGGCGCTGAAGTCAGCATTCTTGAAATTACCGCACAAAACGGAGAAGAAACCCTCGGAAAAATAGAATCTTCGGAAGGAAATGCAAAAATTTATGTCTGTGATGTTTCAAAACAAAAAGATGTTCTAGCCGTTTTTGAGCAGATAGGTCCGATCCATATTCTGATTAATAATGCCGGAATCGCTCATATCGGGAAGGCTGATACCACTTCAGAGGAAGATTTTGACAGGATTTACAACGTGAATATCAAGGGCGTCTATAATTGTCTGTTTGCAGGTATTCCGCAGATCAGAAAATCAGGGGGCGGTGTCATTATCAATATGGCTTCCATTGCGGCATTGGTCGGTATTCCCGACCGTTTTGCTTACAGCACGGCAAAAGGCGCTGTAAAGGCCATGACTATGAGTGTGGCGAAAGATTATATTCATGAAAATATCCGTTGCAACTCCATCTCCCCGGCACGGGTCCATACCCCTTTCGTAGATGGATTTTTACAGAAAAATTATCCCGGTAATATCGATGAAATGTTCGAAAAACTATCTAAAACCCAACCGATCGGACGAATGGCCCAACCGCAAGAAGTGGCCTCCTTAGCACTGTATCTCTGCAGTGATGAAGCATCATTTATCACCGGAGTGGACTATCCTATTGACGGTGGTTTCACCACTTTAAATAATTAA
- a CDS encoding amidohydrolase family protein produces the protein MIDSHVHFWKYDPVRDAWITKDMEAIRKDFMPEDFSLFLQKNYIDGCIAVQADQSDKETEFLVNLAKENPFIKGVVGWIDLNSEKREEFLQKYQAEKSLKGFRVIAEGEGSGFLLQKQVLEGIAALRRYGYTFDILLRQNQLSDAVQLSEKLPSQPFILDHCGKPDLKTNNLKDWKCMISELAQNPDVYCKTSGLLTEGNRKKPDERSIFEILDFTFSQFGIQRVVFGSDWPVMLLGGNYALWLELISKYVSQFSTEEQQLFFSGNAVTFYNLE, from the coding sequence ATGATTGATTCTCACGTACATTTTTGGAAATATGATCCGGTTCGTGATGCCTGGATTACAAAGGATATGGAGGCCATCCGAAAAGATTTTATGCCCGAAGATTTTTCTTTGTTCCTGCAAAAAAATTATATAGATGGCTGTATTGCCGTTCAGGCTGATCAAAGTGATAAGGAAACTGAATTTCTGGTTAATTTGGCCAAAGAAAACCCATTTATCAAAGGGGTTGTCGGCTGGATTGATCTGAATTCTGAAAAACGGGAAGAATTTCTTCAGAAATATCAGGCTGAAAAATCACTTAAAGGTTTCAGAGTTATTGCTGAAGGCGAAGGCTCCGGTTTTTTACTCCAAAAACAGGTGCTCGAAGGAATTGCTGCGCTCCGTCGATATGGCTATACTTTCGATATTTTATTAAGACAAAACCAACTTTCGGATGCCGTACAACTTTCGGAAAAATTGCCCAGCCAACCTTTTATTCTGGATCACTGCGGAAAACCGGATCTTAAGACCAATAACCTGAAAGACTGGAAATGTATGATTTCAGAACTTGCACAAAACCCTGATGTATACTGCAAGACTTCAGGACTTTTAACCGAAGGAAACCGGAAGAAGCCTGATGAAAGATCGATTTTTGAAATTCTAGATTTTACTTTTTCGCAATTCGGTATCCAACGGGTGGTTTTCGGAAGTGACTGGCCGGTCATGTTATTAGGAGGTAATTATGCTTTGTGGCTGGAATTGATATCAAAATATGTAAGTCAGTTTTCGACAGAAGAACAGCAGCTGTTTTTCTCCGGAAATGCTGTTACATTTTATAATTTGGAATAA
- a CDS encoding L-rhamnose mutarotase — MKKFCLALDLIDDPQSIAEYEKYHQNVWPQIKQSILDSGITCMEIYRIQNRLMMIIEVNDHFSFEAKDELDKNNPKVQEWEELMSKFQQPLPNSKPGEKWQLMDKIFSL, encoded by the coding sequence ATGAAAAAATTCTGTCTCGCCCTTGATCTGATCGATGATCCTCAATCGATTGCCGAATATGAGAAATATCACCAAAATGTCTGGCCACAGATAAAGCAAAGTATTTTGGATTCCGGAATTACATGTATGGAAATCTACCGGATTCAAAATCGATTGATGATGATAATCGAGGTTAATGATCATTTTTCTTTTGAAGCTAAAGATGAATTGGATAAAAACAATCCGAAAGTTCAGGAATGGGAAGAACTGATGTCGAAATTTCAACAACCGTTACCCAATTCCAAGCCTGGAGAAAAATGGCAGCTGATGGATAAAATATTTTCACTGTAA
- a CDS encoding L-fucose dehydrogenase, whose translation MNLNLDHKIIIVSGGAKGIGNAIAKILAEENALPVIIGRNKDDNKRAIQEILERGGTADFVTAELSEPDECRIAIGEVVKKYGRIDGIVNNAGVNDGVGLENGSYDGFIASYHKNVVHYYLLVHHALPHLKKSRGAIVNIGSKTAETGQGGTSGYAAANGARNALTREWAVELLPYSIRVNAIIVAEAWTPLYENWISTFENPDEKLKSVTAKIPLEKRMTTSEEIANMTAFLLSEKSSHTTGQLIHVDGGYVHLDRSLG comes from the coding sequence ATGAACTTAAATCTCGACCATAAAATTATCATTGTAAGCGGTGGCGCGAAAGGCATCGGAAACGCCATTGCAAAAATTCTGGCAGAAGAAAACGCACTGCCGGTTATCATTGGCAGAAATAAAGACGACAATAAAAGAGCCATTCAGGAAATTCTGGAGCGCGGAGGAACGGCAGATTTTGTTACTGCAGAGCTATCAGAACCGGATGAATGCAGAATAGCGATCGGTGAAGTGGTAAAAAAGTATGGAAGAATCGATGGCATTGTTAATAATGCCGGGGTGAATGATGGAGTAGGGCTGGAAAACGGGTCTTACGACGGATTCATAGCGTCTTACCACAAAAATGTAGTGCATTATTATCTCTTGGTACATCATGCGCTTCCCCATCTTAAAAAAAGCAGAGGTGCCATCGTAAATATTGGGAGTAAAACCGCAGAAACGGGACAGGGTGGAACCTCGGGTTACGCGGCTGCCAACGGAGCCAGAAACGCCCTGACGAGAGAATGGGCGGTCGAACTTCTGCCTTACAGTATCCGCGTTAATGCTATTATTGTCGCAGAAGCCTGGACACCCCTTTATGAGAACTGGATTTCTACTTTTGAAAATCCGGATGAAAAGCTCAAAAGCGTCACCGCTAAAATTCCGCTGGAAAAACGCATGACGACTTCTGAAGAAATTGCGAATATGACAGCATTTCTCTTATCAGAAAAATCATCGCATACCACCGGGCAGCTGATTCATGTAGATGGCGGATATGTACATCTGGACAGAAGCTTAGGATAA
- a CDS encoding RCC1 domain-containing protein, which yields MNKYIYSIIALLMIMLCPAQMFVSQAEYFWDNDPGAGNGTAVLAADGNFNSAFEQLTKTGVTTPGSGLHKLCIRIKDNTGVWGPVFTNIINVQQNQTSAPMAIAQAEYFWDNDPGAGNGTPVLAADGNFNSSFEQLTKTGIALPTGGLHVFNIRVKDNTGVWGPVFRNVIGVQNPASTGCWQTLSAGIDHSAGIKTDGTLWAWGSNYYGQLGDGTTVTTNVPIQIGTSNDWVKIFAGNHYTFGIKTDGTLWAWGVNDYGQLGDGTKTDKLSPTQIGTAANWRSVTTGWGHTVALRTDGTLWSWGYNVNGQLGNGTTAEKLIPTQVGTATNWQSVEAGSFYNVAVKTNGTLWEWGHNTYGQAGNTSMIKTNPVQIGTETDWKNVSVGDYHTIGMKNNGTLWGWGLNDAGELGDGTNVNKYIPTQIGTGTNWLSTTAGAISTYAIKTDGTLWAWGSNYYGQLGIGTSGNVPALSPVQVGSSSDNVLISAGTVHAVALNIDGFLKAGGQNVSGQLGDGTFVQRNIFTPIACPSNCASTTQFSTTNITLSTATISWAASGSAPIGGYLYFYSTNSLVGGIDGTTVSPTKNLTNLLPNTKYYWWVASQCGSSRGNWTLGGSFTTLPAVSTGCWQSVSSGYIHSVALKTDGTLWAWGNNSYGQLGIGSAGSKSTPTQIGTANNWQKIATGNYHSIALKTNGTIWTWGRNDYGQIGDGTSVDRTAPVQLGNATDWVSVASGDNYIMALKSNGTLWAWGSNLRGQLGDGTTVNKSFPIQIGTATNWQTIAPASQHTLAIKTDGTLWGWGYNTSGQLGSGTSTISNPVPTQIGTATNWKSVAGGVSHSLGVKTDGTLWTWGDNYYGQLGSGILSNSYTPAQIGTETDWRSVAANYDYTSFAIKTDNTLWAWGKNDSGQLGEGTGVNRKIPTLIGSATDRQSVAANVDNTLVINASGFLSSCGSNMYGQLGDNTSISKKIFIPVACPTSSLAVNETSAASDHLKVFPNPVQDILNITYDQKILSVTVYSAAGQLVTTTIINDTRGTVDFSALTSGVYLVNVHSDNNTVKTVKVIKR from the coding sequence ATGAACAAATATATTTACAGTATCATTGCTTTGCTTATGATCATGCTGTGTCCGGCACAGATGTTCGTGAGCCAGGCCGAGTACTTTTGGGATAACGACCCGGGAGCAGGAAACGGAACTGCGGTTTTGGCTGCCGACGGAAATTTCAACAGTGCTTTCGAACAGCTCACCAAAACAGGAGTCACCACACCAGGGAGCGGTCTGCATAAATTATGCATCCGTATTAAAGATAATACCGGCGTCTGGGGTCCTGTTTTCACCAATATTATCAATGTGCAGCAAAATCAGACCTCAGCGCCGATGGCGATTGCACAGGCCGAGTATTTCTGGGATAACGACCCGGGAGCAGGAAACGGAACGCCGGTATTGGCTGCTGATGGTAATTTTAACAGCTCTTTCGAACAGCTGACAAAAACAGGAATTGCATTGCCCACGGGCGGATTACACGTATTCAATATTCGTGTTAAAGATAATACCGGAGTCTGGGGACCTGTCTTCAGAAATGTAATTGGTGTACAGAATCCCGCTTCTACGGGGTGCTGGCAAACGCTGAGCGCAGGAATAGACCATTCTGCAGGCATCAAAACAGACGGAACTTTATGGGCGTGGGGAAGTAATTATTATGGACAGCTCGGTGACGGTACTACTGTTACGACCAATGTTCCAATTCAGATAGGGACATCAAACGACTGGGTGAAAATATTTGCAGGAAACCATTATACCTTCGGCATCAAAACAGACGGAACGCTATGGGCATGGGGAGTGAATGATTATGGGCAATTAGGTGACGGAACCAAAACAGATAAACTGAGTCCCACTCAGATAGGAACGGCAGCGAACTGGAGAAGTGTTACAACAGGATGGGGGCATACTGTAGCCCTTAGAACAGATGGCACGCTATGGAGCTGGGGATATAATGTGAACGGGCAGTTAGGCAACGGAACAACAGCCGAAAAACTCATACCTACTCAGGTAGGAACAGCAACGAACTGGCAGAGCGTCGAAGCAGGATCGTTTTATAATGTGGCTGTTAAAACTAATGGTACCCTCTGGGAATGGGGTCACAATACCTATGGTCAAGCGGGCAATACATCGATGATAAAGACCAATCCGGTTCAGATAGGAACAGAGACAGACTGGAAAAATGTAAGTGTCGGTGATTACCATACTATAGGAATGAAGAACAATGGAACGCTCTGGGGTTGGGGGCTGAATGATGCAGGGGAACTGGGTGACGGTACTAATGTGAATAAATATATTCCGACCCAGATAGGAACGGGCACCAACTGGCTCAGTACGACCGCCGGGGCTATTTCCACTTATGCTATTAAAACAGATGGTACCCTGTGGGCATGGGGCAGCAATTACTACGGCCAGCTGGGCATCGGGACCAGTGGAAATGTACCTGCGCTCTCACCCGTACAGGTGGGGTCCTCCTCTGATAATGTGCTGATTTCTGCCGGAACTGTTCATGCAGTAGCCCTGAATATTGATGGCTTTTTGAAAGCAGGTGGACAAAATGTTTCGGGTCAGTTAGGCGATGGAACCTTTGTTCAAAGAAATATATTTACTCCTATAGCCTGTCCTTCCAATTGTGCTTCTACAACACAATTCTCGACAACCAATATCACCTTATCAACGGCTACTATCAGTTGGGCAGCGTCAGGATCGGCTCCTATTGGAGGATATCTGTATTTTTACAGTACCAACTCTCTGGTTGGTGGTATTGATGGGACAACTGTATCTCCGACTAAAAATCTGACCAATTTATTACCCAATACCAAGTACTACTGGTGGGTGGCATCTCAATGTGGATCCAGCAGAGGAAATTGGACATTAGGCGGAAGTTTTACTACGCTTCCTGCGGTTTCAACAGGCTGCTGGCAAAGCGTTAGTTCGGGATACATTCATTCCGTGGCACTTAAAACAGACGGTACCCTCTGGGCCTGGGGAAATAATAGTTACGGACAGCTGGGAATCGGATCCGCCGGTTCTAAAAGTACCCCAACTCAAATAGGAACTGCCAATAACTGGCAGAAAATAGCAACCGGAAATTATCACTCCATAGCTTTAAAAACCAACGGAACAATATGGACTTGGGGCAGAAACGATTATGGACAGATCGGTGACGGAACATCCGTCGACAGGACAGCTCCGGTACAGCTCGGAAATGCCACAGACTGGGTAAGTGTTGCCAGTGGGGATAATTATATTATGGCTCTGAAATCAAATGGCACCCTTTGGGCCTGGGGCAGTAACTTAAGAGGTCAGCTGGGAGACGGAACCACGGTCAACAAGAGTTTCCCCATTCAGATCGGAACAGCCACCAACTGGCAGACCATAGCACCCGCATCTCAACACACACTGGCTATAAAAACAGACGGAACCCTATGGGGCTGGGGATATAATACATCCGGACAGCTCGGCAGCGGAACGTCTACTATATCAAATCCGGTTCCTACTCAAATCGGAACAGCCACCAACTGGAAAAGTGTGGCAGGAGGAGTTTCCCATTCTCTGGGGGTAAAAACAGATGGAACCCTCTGGACATGGGGAGATAATTATTATGGGCAATTAGGTAGCGGGATATTATCGAACAGCTATACCCCGGCTCAGATCGGAACGGAGACGGACTGGCGAAGTGTAGCGGCAAACTATGATTACACTTCTTTTGCAATAAAAACAGATAATACCCTTTGGGCATGGGGTAAAAATGATTCCGGCCAGTTAGGTGAAGGTACGGGAGTCAACAGAAAGATTCCAACCCTGATCGGAAGTGCAACAGACAGACAAAGCGTTGCCGCAAACGTGGATAATACGCTTGTAATAAATGCCAGTGGGTTCTTATCAAGCTGTGGCAGCAATATGTATGGACAGTTAGGTGACAATACAAGCATCAGTAAGAAAATCTTTATCCCTGTTGCCTGTCCTACGAGCAGTCTGGCTGTTAATGAAACTTCTGCTGCATCAGATCATCTTAAGGTATTCCCGAATCCCGTACAGGATATCCTGAATATTACGTATGATCAGAAGATTCTTTCCGTGACTGTTTACAGTGCGGCAGGTCAGCTGGTCACTACTACAATAATCAATGATACCAGAGGAACGGTTGATTTTTCAGCTCTTACCTCGGGAGTTTATCTGGTTAACGTACATTCAGATAACAATACGGTAAAAACAGTAAAAGTTATCAAGCGTTAA
- a CDS encoding UxaA family hydrolase — protein MSRLILKINNKDNVLVALQDIPAGTEIIFDGITYTTVEAIPAKHKFFMNDMKQGDEIFMYGVLVGKVQYDLPSGSRMTTDNTKHAAEPYYYRDVDYHWTKPDVSKFLHKTFKGYHRSNGDVGTANYWLFIPTVFCENRNLDMIKEALYNELGYAVDAKYKSYTHLLVEAISKGGNLDDVEFSPSAIPSAERVFKNVDGIKFLNHTGGCGGTRQDADTLSKLLASYADHPNVAGVTLLSLGCQHLQIDHFKKDLYSRNPDFDKPLLVFEQQKAVSEETMIKNAIFETLKGLMEINKIEREDAPLSKLSVGVKCGGSDGFSGISANPAVGHLADILSVLGAKVLLAEFPELCGAEQELIDRAADRATAEKFIKLMTEYDELAHAVGSGFYMNPSPGNIKDGLITDAIKSAGAAKKGGSSPVVDVLDYTEPATKPGLSLVCTPGNDVEATTGKAAAGATLILFTTGLGTPTGNPVCPVIKVATNTALATKMSDIIDIDTGAIVRGEKTIQEMGEDILDFCIEVASGNIIPKAVALNQDDFIPWKRGVSL, from the coding sequence ATGAGCCGGTTAATTTTAAAAATAAATAATAAAGATAATGTTTTAGTCGCTTTGCAGGATATCCCGGCAGGCACTGAGATCATTTTTGATGGGATTACCTATACTACGGTGGAAGCAATCCCTGCTAAACATAAATTTTTTATGAATGACATGAAGCAGGGGGACGAAATCTTTATGTACGGTGTCCTTGTCGGGAAAGTGCAGTACGATCTGCCTTCAGGATCCCGCATGACGACAGATAATACCAAACATGCGGCCGAGCCCTATTATTATCGTGATGTCGACTACCATTGGACAAAGCCTGATGTCTCAAAATTTCTGCATAAAACTTTTAAAGGATATCATCGTTCGAACGGAGATGTGGGGACGGCAAATTACTGGCTGTTTATCCCCACTGTTTTTTGTGAAAACCGGAATCTTGATATGATTAAAGAAGCCCTGTATAACGAATTAGGATATGCCGTTGATGCCAAATACAAAAGCTACACGCATCTGCTGGTCGAAGCAATTTCTAAAGGCGGGAATCTGGATGACGTTGAATTTTCTCCGTCAGCTATCCCTTCCGCAGAAAGAGTTTTTAAAAATGTAGACGGTATCAAATTTCTCAATCACACCGGAGGATGCGGAGGAACACGACAGGACGCAGATACCCTGAGTAAGCTTTTGGCATCTTATGCAGACCATCCAAACGTTGCCGGGGTAACTTTGTTGAGTTTGGGATGCCAGCATTTGCAGATTGATCACTTTAAAAAAGATCTGTACAGCAGAAATCCTGATTTTGATAAACCTTTACTCGTTTTTGAACAGCAAAAAGCAGTCAGTGAAGAAACCATGATCAAAAATGCCATCTTTGAGACCCTGAAAGGGCTTATGGAGATTAATAAAATCGAACGGGAGGATGCCCCGCTCAGCAAACTTAGTGTTGGCGTAAAATGTGGAGGAAGTGATGGGTTCAGTGGTATCTCTGCAAACCCTGCGGTGGGCCATCTTGCCGACATACTCTCCGTTTTGGGGGCGAAGGTTTTACTGGCAGAGTTTCCGGAACTCTGTGGTGCCGAACAGGAATTAATAGACCGGGCTGCAGACCGGGCAACCGCCGAAAAGTTCATTAAGCTCATGACGGAATATGATGAACTTGCCCATGCCGTAGGTTCAGGATTTTATATGAATCCTTCACCGGGAAATATTAAAGACGGGCTCATCACCGATGCCATAAAATCTGCCGGAGCAGCAAAGAAAGGCGGTTCGTCACCTGTTGTAGATGTTTTGGATTATACAGAACCGGCTACTAAACCGGGTCTCAGCCTGGTATGTACACCAGGAAATGATGTAGAAGCCACCACCGGTAAAGCCGCAGCAGGAGCGACTTTAATTCTTTTTACAACAGGTTTGGGAACCCCAACCGGAAATCCCGTTTGTCCTGTTATTAAGGTAGCGACCAATACAGCATTAGCAACGAAAATGTCTGATATCATCGATATTGATACCGGAGCCATTGTGCGTGGCGAAAAAACCATTCAGGAAATGGGAGAGGATATTCTGGACTTCTGTATCGAAGTTGCCAGCGGCAATATTATTCCCAAAGCGGTTGCCCTGAACCAGGATGATTTCATCCCTTGGAAGAGAGGGGTCAGTCTTTAA
- a CDS encoding RCC1 domain-containing protein produces MKKLYFLLLIIISISAFAQSYTYTRYDTSNSGIGSNYIADIKTDSNGMLWLATYNGVSTFNGTAFANYNTGNSGIASNAILKVQIDGLGRKWFASQFNGIILYNGTAWTNYTTSNSGLPGNEIHDIAVDGQNNLWIATDSGLTKFNGTTWTTYNSVTNLNSVATDSNNGIWVTNGGVLYKFNGTDFNFIAQGTDRILRIANNTVYVKGFDSLITLTTSGTNITFTYQNNSCLAGSNPNALDVDSNSKVWIGFNGAGLQNFTDCTTYTKANTNQGLPDDYFSAVKTQSSGIIWLGTLQLGLVKMTPAVAVCNPPSQMYTSNITSSTATLNWLPSTSTPNGGYYYVYSTSPTMTGSGTAAASTTANISNLQPNTTYYWWVTANCVSSQSTWVSGGSFTTLPGAVTGCWQSISAGSTHSLGIKTDGTLWAWGNNGYGQLGDGTNISRFVPKQIGLNSTWKKIAAGEYFSVGIKTDGTLWTWGNNLLGQLGDGSNNDRNMMLQIGTDTNWENITAGLNHVLAIRTNGTLWAWGNNSGRQLGDGTNITRYVPTPIGAATDWQKISAGAGFSLAIKANGTLWAWGGNGFSQLGDGTTMTRTVPTQIGTDTTWENVAAGREHSLALKTGSLLYAWGSNSVGQLGDGTNMDRSIPTLVFQGVQKIDAGRNTSMIINTLGQMLACGENTFGQLGDGTTTHKNSFVLIGNANDHHLISAGGDFSFSINTSGVLKACGANDQGYLGIGSTANKVTLTPLACPTSSLAVDEISSTSDNLKVFPNPVQDILYISSDQKITSVAVYSGAGQQVLTKSIDDKRGSVDVSALPSGVYMVKVNMNDNTVKTVKVIKR; encoded by the coding sequence ATGAAAAAACTTTACTTTTTACTCCTGATCATCATTTCAATTTCCGCCTTTGCGCAATCGTACACGTATACCAGGTACGATACGTCAAATTCTGGAATAGGAAGCAATTATATTGCTGATATTAAAACGGATTCAAACGGGATGCTTTGGCTGGCTACTTACAACGGGGTTTCTACCTTTAACGGAACAGCTTTTGCCAATTATAATACCGGGAATTCAGGCATTGCTTCTAACGCAATTTTAAAAGTTCAGATTGACGGATTGGGCCGAAAATGGTTTGCGTCTCAATTTAATGGGATCATCCTGTACAACGGAACTGCATGGACAAATTATACAACCTCCAATTCGGGATTGCCGGGTAATGAAATTCATGATATAGCGGTTGACGGTCAGAATAATCTTTGGATTGCAACAGATTCGGGCCTTACAAAATTCAACGGAACGACCTGGACCACTTATAATTCTGTCACGAATCTGAATTCAGTAGCCACCGACAGTAATAATGGTATATGGGTTACCAATGGCGGGGTACTGTACAAGTTTAACGGGACCGATTTTAATTTTATCGCACAGGGAACCGACCGTATTTTAAGAATTGCCAATAATACGGTATATGTTAAAGGTTTTGACAGCTTAATCACTTTAACGACAAGCGGAACCAACATCACATTTACGTACCAGAATAATTCCTGTCTTGCGGGATCCAACCCGAATGCTCTGGATGTTGACAGCAACAGCAAAGTTTGGATTGGATTTAACGGTGCCGGTCTGCAAAATTTTACCGATTGTACGACATACACTAAAGCCAATACCAATCAGGGATTGCCGGATGACTATTTCAGTGCTGTTAAAACACAAAGTTCGGGAATCATCTGGCTAGGCACATTACAGCTTGGTCTGGTGAAAATGACACCGGCTGTTGCGGTCTGTAATCCGCCAAGCCAGATGTATACTTCCAATATTACTTCGTCAACAGCGACTCTTAACTGGTTACCATCAACATCAACACCCAACGGAGGCTATTACTACGTGTACAGTACCAGCCCGACCATGACAGGTTCAGGTACAGCTGCTGCTTCTACAACAGCGAATATATCCAATTTACAGCCTAATACAACATACTATTGGTGGGTGACGGCGAATTGCGTGTCCAGTCAGAGCACCTGGGTTTCCGGAGGATCTTTCACGACACTGCCTGGTGCCGTAACAGGTTGCTGGCAAAGTATCAGCGCAGGCAGTACCCATTCTCTCGGGATAAAGACTGATGGAACACTTTGGGCATGGGGAAATAATGGCTATGGACAATTAGGGGACGGTACCAATATATCCCGTTTTGTTCCAAAACAGATAGGATTGAATTCGACCTGGAAAAAAATAGCAGCAGGAGAGTATTTTTCTGTAGGAATTAAAACAGATGGAACCCTCTGGACCTGGGGAAATAATCTTCTCGGGCAGCTAGGTGACGGCAGTAATAATGACAGAAATATGATGCTTCAGATAGGAACAGATACCAATTGGGAAAATATAACTGCAGGGCTTAATCACGTGTTAGCCATCAGGACCAACGGAACACTATGGGCGTGGGGAAATAATTCCGGTCGTCAGCTGGGTGACGGAACAAATATTACGAGGTATGTGCCTACCCCAATAGGAGCAGCAACAGACTGGCAGAAAATTTCAGCAGGCGCAGGTTTTTCATTGGCTATTAAAGCTAATGGAACACTATGGGCCTGGGGAGGCAATGGATTTAGCCAGTTAGGAGACGGTACGACCATGACCCGAACTGTACCTACCCAAATAGGAACCGATACGACCTGGGAAAATGTGGCAGCCGGACGCGAGCACTCACTTGCACTTAAAACAGGGAGTTTACTGTATGCCTGGGGATCCAATTCTGTAGGGCAGTTAGGTGATGGAACCAATATGGACCGAAGTATTCCTACACTGGTGTTTCAGGGTGTTCAAAAAATTGATGCCGGGCGTAATACCAGCATGATCATAAACACATTAGGTCAGATGTTAGCTTGTGGCGAAAATACTTTTGGACAATTAGGAGATGGTACCACGACTCATAAAAACAGCTTTGTCCTTATAGGAAATGCCAATGATCACCATTTAATTTCTGCTGGAGGAGACTTTTCTTTTTCAATCAATACAAGCGGGGTGCTAAAGGCATGCGGCGCCAACGATCAGGGTTATCTGGGAATCGGATCTACGGCTAATAAAGTTACACTTACTCCTCTTGCCTGCCCGACAAGCAGTTTAGCAGTGGATGAAATTTCATCAACGTCAGATAACCTTAAAGTTTTCCCGAACCCGGTACAGGATATTCTGTATATTTCATCTGATCAGAAAATTACTTCAGTAGCAGTCTACAGTGGAGCCGGACAACAGGTCCTTACAAAATCTATTGATGACAAAAGAGGATCGGTGGATGTCTCCGCCTTACCGTCAGGGGTTTATATGGTTAAAGTAAATATGAACGATAATACGGTAAAAACGGTAAAAGTGATCAAACGATAA